From Cumulibacter manganitolerans, a single genomic window includes:
- a CDS encoding OmpA family protein — protein APAAATYLPAAGAPAQQPAPGPAPFPGSSAGNPLTIYFNYDSPALVDTTNEGVGSGQLAKLQLFAAHAQSARVTALTVNGYASPEGSAAHNATLAANRAGAVRDRLATLLSGVRITIGTTTELPGAQATWPSLRRADVFVTAPVI, from the coding sequence CGCCCCGGCCGCGGCGACGTACCTGCCGGCCGCCGGCGCCCCGGCGCAGCAACCCGCTCCCGGGCCGGCGCCGTTCCCCGGCTCCAGCGCCGGGAACCCGTTGACGATCTACTTCAACTACGACAGCCCTGCGCTGGTCGACACGACGAACGAGGGGGTGGGATCGGGGCAGCTGGCGAAGCTGCAGCTGTTCGCCGCGCACGCGCAGTCGGCGCGGGTCACCGCGCTGACCGTCAACGGGTACGCCTCGCCGGAGGGGTCGGCGGCGCACAACGCGACGCTCGCCGCCAACCGGGCGGGGGCGGTGCGGGACCGGCTGGCCACGCTGCTGTCGGGGGTGCGGATCACCATCGGCACGACGACGGAGCTGCCCGGCGCGCAGGCGACGTGGCCGAGCCTCCGGCGCGCCGACGTCTTCGTGACCGCGCCGGTCATCTGA
- a CDS encoding TrmH family RNA methyltransferase: MASPVTSTPVGSADDPRLDDFRDLTNADRRPDRPGGRGLVIAEGVPVVERLIASPYPVRAVMGVASRIAALEGKCDAPMYVVPVEVMDAVVGFHLNRGVLACADRAPMPSLAELTATASRLLVLEGVGDHENLGSLFRNAAAFGIDGVVLGPRCSDPLYRRAVRVSMGNVLRVPFCAVDAASWPGALHELRAIGYQVLAMTPAPPAVRLSSLDPELPRVAVLVGAEGLGLTAAAMAAASRNVRIPMADGVDSLNVATAAAIALAHFADR; this comes from the coding sequence ATGGCAAGTCCGGTCACTAGCACGCCCGTCGGCTCCGCCGACGATCCGCGCCTCGACGACTTCCGGGACCTGACGAACGCCGACCGCCGACCCGACCGACCGGGCGGGCGCGGCCTGGTCATCGCCGAGGGGGTCCCGGTGGTCGAGCGGCTGATCGCCTCCCCCTACCCGGTGCGCGCCGTCATGGGGGTCGCCTCCAGGATCGCGGCCCTGGAAGGGAAGTGCGACGCGCCGATGTACGTCGTGCCCGTTGAGGTGATGGACGCCGTCGTGGGCTTCCACCTGAACCGCGGCGTCCTGGCCTGCGCGGACCGCGCGCCCATGCCGAGCCTCGCGGAGCTCACGGCGACCGCGTCTCGGCTGCTCGTGCTCGAGGGGGTCGGCGACCACGAGAACCTCGGGTCGCTGTTCCGGAACGCGGCCGCCTTCGGGATCGACGGTGTCGTCCTCGGGCCGCGCTGCTCGGACCCGCTGTACCGGCGAGCGGTCCGGGTGTCGATGGGCAACGTCCTGCGCGTGCCGTTCTGCGCGGTGGACGCCGCGTCGTGGCCGGGCGCCCTGCACGAGCTGCGCGCGATCGGCTACCAGGTGCTCGCGATGACGCCCGCCCCGCCTGCGGTACGGCTCTCGTCGCTCGATCCGGAACTGCCGCGGGTCGCCGTCCTCGTCGGCGCGGAGGGCCTGGGGCTCACTGCGGCGGCAATGGCCGCCGCGTCCCGGAACGTGCGCATCCCGATGGCCGACGGCGTCGACTCGCTCAACGTCGCGACCGCCGCCGCGATCGCGCTCGCGCACTTCGCCGATCGCTGA
- a CDS encoding thioesterase family protein produces the protein MTYRLDQALAFEKLNERVLHRESCDPAWNIGGKFINGGYLQGATAAATSAVVGPDLDHLAVSTIFAAQVTPGAFDVEVDVTRVGRRISAATARIVQDGETRVSSLVTLGELPCGLEDTFVEQQYPDVAGFDECPEVWGTGKQPPAAEVVDMRFVPGFGPRRADDPANELYCWVRFRDGRPLDTLALVTLSDIAPPVSFAQGRYGWAPTLQMQVTSYCKPAGDTVLMRIYGSPYGAAPYACEDVDLWDTEGRLVARGRQIAMPPRPRSTDDGKSGH, from the coding sequence GTGACCTATCGGCTGGACCAGGCCCTCGCATTCGAGAAGCTCAACGAGCGCGTGCTGCACCGCGAGTCGTGCGACCCGGCGTGGAACATCGGTGGGAAGTTCATCAACGGCGGCTACCTGCAAGGCGCCACCGCCGCGGCGACCAGCGCGGTGGTCGGTCCCGATCTCGATCACCTCGCGGTGTCGACGATCTTCGCCGCCCAGGTCACGCCGGGGGCGTTCGACGTCGAGGTCGACGTGACGCGCGTCGGACGCCGGATCAGCGCGGCCACCGCGCGCATCGTGCAGGACGGCGAGACCCGGGTGAGCTCGCTGGTCACGCTCGGCGAGCTGCCCTGCGGGCTCGAGGACACCTTCGTCGAGCAGCAGTATCCCGACGTCGCCGGGTTCGACGAGTGCCCCGAGGTCTGGGGCACCGGCAAGCAGCCGCCGGCCGCCGAGGTCGTCGACATGCGCTTCGTGCCCGGCTTCGGGCCGCGGCGCGCGGACGACCCCGCCAACGAGCTCTACTGCTGGGTGCGGTTCCGCGACGGCCGGCCGCTGGACACCCTCGCGCTGGTGACGCTCTCGGACATCGCGCCGCCCGTGTCGTTCGCCCAGGGCCGCTACGGGTGGGCGCCCACGCTGCAGATGCAGGTCACCTCGTACTGCAAGCCGGCCGGCGACACCGTGCTGATGCGGATCTACGGCTCGCCGTACGGCGCGGCGCCGTACGCGTGCGAGGACGTCGACCTGTGGGACACCGAGGGCCGGCTCGTCGCGCGCGGCCGCCAGATCGCGATGCCGCCGCGCCCGCGGTCGACCGACGATGGCAAGTCCGGTCACTAG